TGGGGTGACAGCGGCAGGGGGGGTTCATGGGGTGCACCCCTCAGGGAAGTGActccatcctgccctgctcctgcccccttCACCTCTGTGTgcatcagctgctctgcagcctgggcttGGGGTGGCACCTGCAGAGCAACTCTATGGAGGTGTGGAAGGGCAGCAAGAGGAGAGGAACAGACTGGGAGCAGTTCCCTTTGTGCCATCAACCtttggggaaactgaggcagagacagcagctggctgggagaACTTCTGTGGTCATGGGAAGGGCCATGAGCTGCTCTCAGCAAGGAAGGCAAAGCTTCCTCTGTCCCAGCTTGGAGCTGGTGCCTCCTGCCatgggaggagaggggcagggcagggcatgGGGTGCGCTGCCCAGGAATGGCTGGAACCCCATGCTCTCCACATCTCCTGTGCCCTGGACCCCTTGGAGGTGCAGCCACGGAGCTTTTCTCTTGTGCCTGCCTCCTGTGTGGTTTAGGTGCACTTAAGCCATGGTTTCACTCTCAAAACATCCCAAACATCCTGCACCAGGACCCTCCCCCCTGGCTCATGGCTCTGGCAGTGCTTATGTCAGGATGAGAACACAGGGCCAAGACAGCTCCTGCAAACACATAACCTGAGCCatgtttttccaggaaaaatacagaaccTATTTGATCTTCTTgattttttatggttttttttttttttcaattgagTACTGCATTCCTGTGCTCagtatctgaaaatattttgctttaataagGGGCTCATCCAGCCCTCTCTCACCCAACTCTGTGCATTTAAAAACCATCAGTCATGAGGATGActtagaaaagaaattctgatgCATGTTGTTTACTCATCCAGTAGGttcagttttccttcagctgctgtgtgtgcttgcACAGAAATGAGCTGTGATCTGAGGCTCATCACTGGCTCAGGAGTGTGGCTGGCAGATCCCAGGCTGTGTGCAGATGTGGCCTTGTGCCCTGAGTACAGgagagaattttcttttgtgatttttaaaagataaagataaagatttttatctttACACATTACCTGTGGATGGGGTAGAATATTTCTCTGTTGCCCCACACAAGCAGGCAAAGCCAGGACCCTGCGTCAGAGCCTCAAATAACCACGTTTCCAGGGTAGCAGGGCTTTAGAGGGAAATATTGTGAGACTGGCAATCAAATTGCAAGAGTTGATTTCCCTGCATTCATAGGGAAAAATAACTCTGATTTAGTTGGAAtcattaattcattatttaGATGCTTAGTGAATCAGGGAGACattctgcaggggaaaaaaaaaagataattataGCAGAGGTGTGTTGAGTCATTTGTTTGAGACGAGAATTGCAGGTTGCTGCCTAAAAAAGTGACCTTCTGATTTTTTACCATCACCCAGAGGTGGCTAGTCAGGATCTGGGAGTGTGtgacagccctggcagctcaCCCAGCCTTGGTGGCTGAGTCCCAACATGCTTGAACAAGAACTGCCTTAAAACCAGGATTTGCAGTACCCACAATGTTTTATCCATGTCAGTTGAGGAATGTGGTAGTTTTGAAGTCTACATAAGCTTTAGGTCACCACTTGTTTGGGGTGGCCACCAGAGAACTAAAAAAAGTCGACCAAAGCTGTTTGTTCTGCCAtttgctgcctgctggaggTCCACCACATGCCTGTATCAAACAGAATTAATGATTTGTGTTCAAGCTGAGCACAAGATGATTGCAGTAAATAATTCTCTTTGTAGGCAATGTTTTACTGCAAGAGcagtgaggggtttttttcttcccattttttttttttttacccccaaGAGGTGACTGAACCTCATTCTtgactttgattttattttcagctcttgCTGGGTCTGAGGGAGTGGGTGAGCTGCCTTGgccctgctgccttttctgctgctggggggGCTTTTTcttgggctggagaggagctctCACTGCCATTCAGCCTTCTGCTCCTCTACCCCCAGACCTGCCCTGGtcaggagcacaggcagctggtGATGGTGGCTGCATCGTGCTGGGGaaatcccagcccaggggaACTGGAGGAAGTGTGGGCCTGGCAGTAGAAGGGATGAGCTACAGGGGAGTTTGGGCTCTGATTTTTgggaggctgaggagaggctgtgctgtgccgtgccctgccctgcacatcCCAACCCTGGAGACCTGAGCACTGCTATGGCCAGGGCTGGTGCCATCAGCAGAACTTATGGCTGGGTAAGAGTGAAAGGTTCAACCCAGGATATAATAAACTGTAAAAATGTGTTCAGTGCCTTGATTAacgtttttttttttccttctcttactCTAAGCAGccccaccctgtgccaggacttTCCTGCACCCACCGAGctggccctgagcagcagggctgggctcaccCTGCACAGACAAGCTCTACACCTGGATGAgcacatctttatttttagttccAGAAATACACATCTAAAAAGTCCATTTCTCACCTGGACACATCACCCAAACCGCTGTTCCTTCCTGCTGTGGAACACGCGTTCCCTCTGCACATTTGTGCGAGGCCATTAGAGGGCATTTGGGTTTCATTTTTCCATCACCCAGAAGCACTTtttactgggagaaaaaaagctgtcCTGCACCGACTCCCGcatggctggagcagctccagcccgTCAGGAGACGGCCCCGACTCATCTTTgccatttgttttccctttttcctgcttttcccttggCCCCGGCTGGCGGGGAATGTGTTTGGATGGCAGGCGGTATGTCTGGTGCTGCGGAGCGGAGTCTCCGGTGTCTGAGCTCCTCGCTTGCCGAAGCCCTGCCAAACCACCAGCGCTTTGGAGAGGAGGAGGCCAGGCAGAGCGGGAAGGCTCGTGTTTATTCTGGAGGGATGAGGGGAAGGTGAATTAGAGCTGCCATCGGGAGGACCCTGCCCATGCCCGGGAAGCGGCTGCTGCCTTGCAGGGTGGGTACCGTGGGCTGGCTGAGCTCCTGCGTGGTcgagcagctcagcctggcgTGGCAGTGACTTGTGGGGTGCAGCCTGatgccctgctccctccctggggTGCCAGGCCAGGAGGGTTCCCTCTAGGGATTTTCTCTTCCAGTTGCTGGAGATGGTCTCTCTTGAAGTCCttgcaaagcagagctgtgtgatgTGGTAGAGAAGCAGCATCACCTCTTCAGAAGCTCCACTGGTCCAAGAAAGGACCAGTTCCTGGTTTCATGGGTGGGTTTATGCTTGGAGTGggattttcccatttcccatttcattcAGCCTAAGGAATGCTGCCCAGTAACCCTGCCTGGGGCAGCGGGGTGTACAGAGGAGGCAGGTGATGGGTGACACGGGGATCTTGTTCTCTGTTTCCAGCCTCCTTTGCAGCCAAAGTCCatcatttcttctctgttttcccaATGGAAACATCCTCCATCTTCACCATAACCACAGTGCCATGAGTTTGTGCCAGACTCTGCCGGGATGAGGCGTTGGCTCCAGCGTGAATCCGGGGTGGGCACAGCTACAAACGacctcctcttcccctctggAAAGGCAGAATGGAGCTCAGTGGGGAGATGGAGAGGGGTGGTGgtgtgtccccacagctggggagcaggggcACGTGGCAGAGGCGGTGCAaggggacaggagcaggcagaAAGTGCCACCTGCATGCCAGAAAGGCAGATTGGCCCCGTGTCCACACTGGGGTTGTGCCAGGCTAATAAAGGGGTGTCAGAACCACCTCCCGGGTGTGCCCAGGgagccagggaggagctgcaAATCCGTCTCTGGCCATAGGGGCAGGCCGAGCTCATCTGTGTGGGATCCACAGTGCTCCTGGATTCAGACATCCAGAGCCCCCAAAATTCTGGTCTGCACCTGCCATCGGCTGTTTTCCGTGCAGAGTTTCAGGAGATGGCTCATGGGTCCCTGAGACACGGCCAGCTCATGGCTGAGGAGCGCTGATGGGGGCCCACAGGTAAGCGGGGATCCCGTGGCTCGTGTTGGCCATCACTTCCCTTTGTCAGCCAAAGGTGATGCCCGCAGGCAGGAGCCGCACCCAGCCCTCACTCACCGCTGGGAACGCTgccggcggggccgggcagggTCTGAGCGAGCAGAGCCGCCTCTGGGTCTCCAGGCGACAGTGGCGGTTCTGGTTGGACACGCGGGTGGCAAAGCCCAGCCCGCAGGTGGCCGAGCAGGGGCTCCACTCCGTGCCCCACTCCTGGCAGGGGTAGCGCAGCAGCGGGGCCCCGGCGGCTGCAAGAAAGGAGATGAGAGGGGAAAGGGTGTTTGGAGGCAGGTGCTGTGCCACAGAAACGTGTGAGGTGTCTCCTGCTGATGTTTCACAGCCCGGCCTGAAGGGGCCATCCCCAGAGACTTGCGTGGGCATCgcctccctggagctgccctgcaTCTTACCTGCCCTGGCATCCCGGAGGAGGTGCTGGTCCTGGGCTTCACAGATCCACTCCGGACAGCACTTCCCTGGGATCTCCACCCGCCGGGGGTAGGGGCAGTCCGGGGTGGGCAGCCGGACATCCTCCTGGCAGAGCGGGATGCAGTTGAAGCCCCCGTCCAAGCAGTGGCACTGGATtttgcagctgggctggaaaacCTCCCCGTCTCGATAGAGCCGGCCGTTCACCTCGCAGCCCTCCTCATCGTCCTCAACTGCAAGTGAGAGGCGGGGAGCCCTTTAGGGACGGGGTGACAGAGATGgggatggcagtgctgggggtaactgtggggctgagcagaggcaCTGGAGTGGAGCACAGAAAAGACTGAGCCGTGGGCAGGGCAGACATGGGTGTGCAGCAGCATGTTCGTCACCCaacctcctccccttccccgACTTCGCTCCTCATCTCTCTGTTctttcaaagcagcagctcccaagcTGTGAGAATCCCTCTGCCCTTTAGCTCTGACCCTGCCTTCAGGCTTTCCAGGCTAGGAAAAGTTTCTCTGAGATTTCTCTGCAGGACTCCCAGGCTCCTTTGGCTGGGTGaatgcagcatccctgggaccTCCCTGTGCGTTCTCGCTGAAACCACCCTGAATTCTCAGTCAGAAAGCAGCACAAGAGGTGGCAGGAGATGGGGCACAGCCCCAAGCCAAGCTGCATGCAGCATCTTCAGGAAAGCTACTTTCCTAGCCTTAAGCACCTCCCTGGTGGCGCTGCGAGATGCCCGTAGCCATGTGAGATCATGactggggctgggctgtgtgctgggctggagtGTGGGGGTATCCCCGGGGAAAATGGGCATCCCTGTGCTCACAGTTGCAGGtgcctcctgtccctgcaggtgctgagctGTAGTCACAGACGAGGCCCTGGCTCTGGTCACAGACGTGCAGGAAGTCGCAGGGCTCTCCCAGGCGCCGGGCACAGACcttgcagcagccacagccatcCAGGACCAGGGGGGAGCCGCGGGGGCAGTGCGGTGGCACCCAGGGGCAGTAGCAGGGTCTCCggcacagctgggcacaaaCCTGTGGAAGCAAAGCTGAATCCATACAGGTGGTTTTTGGCTAACAGCTGCTTTGTCACTGGGACAGCCAGGTAACCTTGTCTCAGTCATGGGGGCAGTTTTTGGTGGAGGGAGGCTCTGCAAATCCATGGGTTAATAACTCAAAGCATCCTGGAAAGCTACTGTCCCCTTGGAAGGGCACCTACGGAAAACCATGGAGAATCAAGGATGCTCAGAAGCTCAGCACTCTGCAAGATGGGGATTTTAATGTGCCACTGCTCTGAACAcacaggaggaggatggagtTACAAGGTGAACACC
This is a stretch of genomic DNA from Parus major isolate Abel chromosome 20, Parus_major1.1, whole genome shotgun sequence. It encodes these proteins:
- the CCN5 gene encoding WNT1-inducible-signaling pathway protein 2 isoform X4 codes for the protein MRLQLEKQLLFLSLLCILSKVCAQLCRRPCYCPWVPPHCPRGSPLVLDGCGCCKVCARRLGEPCDFLHVCDQSQGLVCDYSSAPAGTGGTCNFEDDEEGCEVNGRLYRDGEVFQPSCKIQCHCLDGGFNCIPLCQEDVRLPTPDCPYPRRVEIPGKCCPEWICEAQDQHLLRDARAAAGAPLLRYPCQEWGTEWSPCSATCGLGFATRVSNQNRHCRLETQRRLCSLRPCPAPPAAFPARGRGGRL
- the CCN5 gene encoding WNT1-inducible-signaling pathway protein 2 isoform X2, whose protein sequence is MRLQLEKQLLFLSLLCILSKVCAQLCRRPCYCPWVPPHCPRGSPLVLDGCGCCKVCARRLGEPCDFLHVCDQSQGLVCDYSSAPAGTGGTCNFEDDEEGCEVNGRLYRDGEVFQPSCKIQCHCLDGGFNCIPLCQEDVRLPTPDCPYPRRVEIPGKCCPEWICEAQDQHLLRDARAGKMQGSSREAMPTQVSGDGPFRPGCETSAGDTSHVSVAQHLPPNTLSPLISFLAAAGAPLLRYPCQEWGTEWSPCSATCGLGFATRVSNQNRHCRLETQRRLCSLRPCPAPPAAFPARGRGGRL
- the CCN5 gene encoding WNT1-inducible-signaling pathway protein 2 isoform X3; the encoded protein is MRLQLEKQLLFLSLLCILSKVCAQLCRRPCYCPWVPPHCPRGSPLVLDGCGCCKVCARRLGEPCDFLHVCDQSQGLVCDYSSAPAGTGGTCNFEDDEEGCEVNGRLYRDGEVFQPSCKIQCHCLDGGFNCIPLCQEDVRLPTPDCPYPRRVEIPGKCCPEWICEAQDQHLLRDARAAAGAPLLRYPCQEWGTEWSPCSATCGLGFATRVSNQNRHCRLETQRRLCSLRPCPAPPAAFPAVSEGWVRLLPAGITFG
- the CCN5 gene encoding WNT1-inducible-signaling pathway protein 2 isoform X1, coding for MRLQLEKQLLFLSLLCILSKVCAQLCRRPCYCPWVPPHCPRGSPLVLDGCGCCKVCARRLGEPCDFLHVCDQSQGLVCDYSSAPAGTGGTCNFEDDEEGCEVNGRLYRDGEVFQPSCKIQCHCLDGGFNCIPLCQEDVRLPTPDCPYPRRVEIPGKCCPEWICEAQDQHLLRDARAGKMQGSSREAMPTQVSGDGPFRPGCETSAGDTSHVSVAQHLPPNTLSPLISFLAAAGAPLLRYPCQEWGTEWSPCSATCGLGFATRVSNQNRHCRLETQRRLCSLRPCPAPPAAFPAVSEGWVRLLPAGITFG